The genomic DNA GCATCTTTTGTAATTCGGTTTCGCTTTTCCTTCCATGATGCCCGGAATTTCGCGGAACTGCTTTCTAACCTCTTCGACCATATCTACGGCCGCTTTTCCGACGGACTTCATCGTCATTGCTGTGAATACGAACGGAAGCATAGCTCCGAACATCAACCCGCCGAATACTTCCGCATTCAGGATATCCAACCCCGTCGTGCCGGTTCTGGTGATAAAGGCCGCGAATAAGGCCAGAGAAGTCAGAGCCGCAGAACCGATAGCGAAGCCTTTTCCGATCGCGGCAGTAGTGTTTCCCGCAGCGTCTAGGGTATCCGTACGATTCCGAACCTCTTTTCCGAGTTCCGCCATCTCTGCGATCCCGCCTGCGTTATCCGAAACGGGACCGTAAGCGTCTATCGTAAGACCGATAGCGATGGTCGAAATCATTCCGAGAGCTGCGATAGCGATTCCGTACATTCCCGCGAGAAGATTCGCGGTCACGATGCTGACCACCAACAGGATCACAGGCACTACGGAACTTTGATAGCCTAGAGCCAATCCGTAAATGATGTTCGTTGCCGCCCCTGTTTTAGACGCGTCCACAACTTCGCGAACCGGCTTATACGAATGGGAAGTATAGTATTCGGTGATCAGACCGATGAACATTCCCGAAAAAAGACCTACGATCAAGGAGATATATACGTTCCATTTGGTGATCGTTTTTCCCGCGATTTCGAAGGAGTCCGCCATATAAGCGTCGGTGACGAAATACATGACTGCCGCGACCAAAAGTGTGGAAACCCAAAGCTGGATCTTCAAAACCTTTTCCACGTTTCCGCCTTCCTTAACGCTGGCGATAAACGAAGTCAAAAGGGATGCTGGAATTCCGAATGCGGAAATCAGCAAAGGATAAAGAAGAGCATCGACATTTCCGGAAAGACCGGCAGCGGTCGCTCCGATCACTAAAGCCGCGCAGGTCGCTTCCGCGCAGGATCCGAAAAGATCGGCTCCCATCCCGGCCACATCCCCTACGTTATCCCCTACGTTATCCGCAATCGTTGCCGGATTTCGAGGATCATCTTCCGGAATCCCTTTTTCCACTTTTCCGACAAGGTCTGCACCTACGTCAGCGGCCTTCGTATAAATCCCGCCGCCTACCCGACCGAAAAGAGCCACAGCAGAACCGCCGAGACCGAATCCTGCGAGAGCTTCCATCAGATACAGTTTGCTTACGTTCGGAAAGAGTCCGGTATACAATAGAAAGAGTCCGATCATCCCGAGTACGGCCAATCCGACTAGGCCGAATCCCATGACGGCTCCGGAATCGAAAGCGACCCGAAAAGCTTTTGCCATGGAAGTCTTGGCTGCTTGAGCGGTCCGCACGTTTCCGGCCGTAGCGATTTTCATCCCGATAAATCCGGAGAGGCAGGAAATCAATGCGCCGGAAACGAACGCGATCGCGGTAAACAATCCGTCGTTAAAATCAGCCGATTCCGGATTATCCAAAAGAAAGAAAATCAGCAGGGCCATAAAGCCGATAAAAAGGGAAATGGTTTTGTATTCCCGCACCAGGAAGGCCATAGCGCCTTCGGAAATGGCGGAGGAGATTTCGACCAGTTTTTTGGATTCCTGGTCTTTACCGCCCTCGGTTCCGATGGTAATCCTGGTGACCTTCAAGGCATATACAACCGCGGTCAAAATGGCCAGGACAGCCAAAGACAAAATAATCGTTACCGAATTCATTCAGAGAAACCTCTTGTTTTTTTCAAAATGTCCGATGGTTTAAAAAGATGGGAATGAGCATATTTTCGATCACGGAAGGCCGGATTCGCGGAGTTTCGCGCCCGGCAGTGAACAGAGAAATTCCGTCAAAAGGCGGATCTCTCTAATGCGACGCACATTTTCCATTTGTTTCTTTCTAGTTATTTGCACTATAAAATCCGTCCTGGCCTTGAATTCAACCTTTTCTTGGGAAGAACTCCTGGAGCAAGCCGCCGAGGAGGTCCAGAGAGGAAGGTACGAGCAGGCGATGGAAAAACTAGCTATTGCCGATGAATCCGGAAAACCTCGAGACTTCAGATATTACTGGGTACTCGGCAAAGCCTTCCGAGGCCAGGGCGAAAATTTAGAGGCGTTGCGGAATTTCCGGATCAGCCTCCAGATGCAGCCGGACCAAGAAGGGTTGTTGCGAGAGATGACGGACCTGTACGACGAACTCCGAATTCCCGACAAAGCCCTGGAAACTGCCCGCGTCTTACTGACAAAACGTCCCGAAGACAGGGACCTCCGTTACCGAGCCCTGCTCTGGGCCTCACGCACCGGTAATCTCGAATATTACAAAAATGCATTGGGCTTGTTGGAATCGAAGCACGCTTATAGCTCCGATGAAAAAGCCGTCCTGCAGGAGATCGGAACCCTGCAAGCGGCAAAAAAGAATCCGGAAGTGGCGGACCGCTGCCGCAAGTTCCTTCCTTTCTTTCCCCGAAACGAAGATCTCCATAGGATCTGCATCTTGGCCAATAAAGGAAAAGACCGAGGATCTCTGGAAAAAAGTCTGACCGAGAGAGCGCTTATCTTCCGGGAAAACCCGATCTTCCATCATATTCTTTCCATGGAATATTTGGACCAAAAAAAATACGTGGAATCCGGCGCTTCCGCTAGACGTTCCCTGCTCCTCGCGTTGCAGAGCGATCGGATCCCGGAAAAGGATTATCTGATTCCGATCCGGAGGATCTACCAGCAAAACGGATCCGTCATAGACCAATTGGCCATCGATATTTTAGAAGAAATAATATTAAAGAAAAGGAAACTCGGCCCTGAGGAATGGGAATCCTTGTTGAAGCAAACTAGGTTCAATTGGGAAATTTTGGTTTTCGCTTTGTCGGAATGGAAAAACCGAGAAAACTCCCTTCGTGCGGAGACGGCCGAGAATTGGCGGGAACGCTACCTAAGTCTCCGTTCCGCGGAACGGGAAAGGGATCTGTCCAGATTTGCCGGTCCGTATTATTTGGATCGAAGTTTCGAACTCTACCTGGAAAATGCGTCCTCCGAAAAGTAAGGATCTCGCTCGACTTAAAGGAATCCTCTTCAATGCTCCGTCTGCTCGTTCTGATCCTTGTATCCGCCTCTCCGCTTTTTCCTTGCGATTTTCTTTCGCGTTGGATTCCCAGAGCTCCCGATCCGACGGAATCGGCGCGGATCGAAAGTTTACGCGCCTTCATACGGTCCTTGGAACCAAAACAACTCGTAGTCGATCGCGATTTCTATCGGAAAACCTCCCGATTCGAAGAGAGGTTCGGCTTTCCGTTCTCGGGCCAAAAACTGGATTCATGGTTCGGAGATCGAATCCGATTTTTTAAAATCGGTCGCACCGATCCATATTTAGCTTACTATAATGGAGAAGCGATCGTCTTAGGAAAAGGATTCTTTCTGCTTTCCAAGATCGAACAGGCCTTGGTTCTGGTCCACGAAGCGAGGCACGCAGACGGCAAAAAGTATTCCCACGTGGATTGTCCGTCAGACTTTCCGTATCTCAGCTTGCGGATTCCGGAAACGAAACCGGCCGGCCTGAAGGCCTGCGACGACATTTCCGACGGAAGCTACGGATTCGGAGCTGCATTTCTGTTCGAAGTGTTCGCCTACGGACTGGCGGAAAGGACGGAAGAAAAATACATATTAGGATTGTATAATTCGGAACTGACTAGAATCCTTCTCCCGAAGGGGGATCGATAATTGGGGAATCGTTTCGGAATTTCTGCTTTTTTAAACTCGGGCTTCGCTTTTGCCTTCCGCCTCCTTTTTCTCTTTTCCGTTTTGGGTTGCACCGCACGGGAGAGATTTTCCTCTTTGGAGATTCCACCTCCTTCCTCTACGATTCTCTATCTGATCAGACCCGTAGGAACGTCCATGGCCATATGGGATTACGATTTGGACGTCTACAAGTACCGCCGCCATTTCAAGGAGGAGAAGGAACCCGAAAAGGTCGCATCCGTTTCCCTATCGAACGGCACCTTTTGGGCGGGGAATTTTCCGGAGGGCTTTTATAAAATCTCCCTTCGCTCGGATCCTTCTGCGGAAAAAATCCTACTGTTGAAAAAGGATAGAATCGTATTTTTGGAATTTCTGATCTTCAATAAGAACGAACTCTCGGGGCCGGAATATTTTCTGAAAGAGGTGGATCAGGCTACCGCCTTGGAAGCGTTGTTGGAAAACGAAAAATTGTTCAAAGAAACCGCGAAATTCTATTCCGGAGGGGAAAGGAATTGATTCAGTAATTTAACGAAATTCTTCGCACCTTCGCTCCTTCCCAATTGCATCCAGTCCACGTGACCGCCGCCTCGTATTTCCCAAAACAATTTCGGTTCCGCCGCCAGACGAAACACCTCTTTTCCGTTGGAAAACGGGACCACAGGGTCCTCCGTCCCGTGGACGACCAAAAGGGGAATCGGAGAAATCTTAGAGATGAAATTCTTGGGACTCATCGTATCGCTGAAGAAAGGTCCGAGTAGATAACCCATCGGCGGGAACAATATCTTGTTCCCGGTCTGAACCGCCACATCCCGGTACGAAGAAAAGGTACCGTCCGCCACTACCAAACTTAAGTGATCTTTCGTCTTCATATCCGGAACTGCGCGCAGGGCCACCGCTCCACCCAAGCTCTGTCCGTATACGATCAATTTCCTATCTATGGAACGGGCATAGGAATGCACTTGTTCCAAGACCAGCAGACTATCCTCGTACAGACTTTCCGGATCTGGTTTCCCTCCCGAGGCTCCGTACCCCCGATAATCGTACGTGTACAATTCATAACCGTAATTGACCAACCAAACCAGAGAAATGAAATGAGTACTCATATTTTCCCCGTTTCCGTGGAACTGAAGTATGATTCCTCTAGGCGATTTGGGAGCGTCCGAGTTCTGCGAATGGATCTTCCAGAGATGTAGTTTTACTCCGTCTTTCGCGTTTAAAAACGAACTCTCGGCCTTGAAACCGAATTTATCCGGAGTAAAGTATTCCAACTTAGTCGGATGATAATAGAGACTTGTGCAACCGAACATCAGGATCGGAAGGAAACAAGGAAGTCGTTTAAAAAAGTAGATTATACGATAATAGAACTTCGTCATAATGTCTCATCGAATTCAGCTCAAGCCGTAACTCGTTTTCCTTATTGAATAAATAACGGATCCTAAGATTCCCCGAATAGTTATCTTCGTTTCCGCTTCCCCTAAAATATTGGTAGGAACCGTACAACTGGAATTTCCAAGCGCCGAATTCCTTTAATACGTTCAGCACGGCTTCCGGCCCGTATCGAACTCCTCCTTCGAAAAACGCTCCGGGCTGCGCCTTGAGACCGCCCAAGAAGGAAATTAGAAAAGGAGCTTTTTTACCGGAAAATTCATCCTGGAAGGAATATCCGTACAGAACCTCCAGATTACCTGCCTGCTTCCGAATGTACTGCCTGCCTTCTCGATCCCCTTGTTGCGTTAGATTTAGATTCGCCGACTGGATCGCGGGGTCGGACGGAAGAACGGAACCGAATCGATTCCAATCCAAATTCTTCTGGAATTTTTCCTTTTCCACCATCACCGTGTCCGTACCCAAATCCACACCGTACGAGAATTGTTTGGAAATCGGATTATAAGGGGAAAGCGACATGAGACGCAGAATGTTCATAGAGGTAAATTCCGCGATACTTCCCTCGTATTTCCGAACGGTCAAATTCAAAAACTGAACCTCGGAATTCGGAACATGACCCCTATCCGTATTCAGAAAATCGTGATACGCGACCCTATATTTCAGTTCCGTAAATGCGCCCAGATTGGATGCCCCGAAACCCATAGCCACCCTACTCAAAGAATGAGATTCCTCGGGAGGAGTAGTCACCTGTATGCTCTCGTCTATCTGCACCTGGTCCTGGGTCTTGCTGCGAAGCAGTAGATATTTCTTATATTTCATCTGCTCTGTGTCCGAACTTTTATCCCTGGATTTCCGATAACGATAGGAATCCAAAAGAGCGTCCAGAACGAGAGATGAACGGATCTCCAGATCGGGAAGCCCGGAAAAGTCCCGGACTTCCGGAGCATCCAAAAGAGACCAATAGAGTTCCTGTTCCTCGGCGGTCATCGAGATCAGTTTTTGTTTTATTTTCGAATATAAGGAAGGTCTGTATTTCCGTTCGACGACCAATCCGGGAACGGAAAGATAGATTTTCACCGTGTCGGGAGGGGAAACGATCCAATTCGCCTTCTGGGTCAGGTCCAAATCGGGTTTGGCCACGTCCAACAGTCCCAACATATGGAAGGAACAATTCTGAGTGAAGAAAAAATAGTCGAAATAGTTCCGACCCATTTCCCAAAGGTGTCTCAGGAATCTGTCCCTTTCCTCCTTGTTCAAAGACAACCTGTATTCCCAGAGATCGCGGCTTTCCATGTCGTTGTATTCGTTTACCTTTAAGTAATAAGGGAAGATCGCGAAAGTGCCGGGATACCCGCCGGTCAATCCGCGGATCGTGTACGTAAAAGGGTTTTGGTCGTCCGTATTCGCCGCGTAATTCACTCCGTAGTCGAGTAATTCCGAATCCGCGTTTTTTGCGGAGTCGATCTTAAAAAGCGTATGCCCTAAGACCGAAGCGGGAGACTGCATATAGTAGGAGGAAAAAACGACGGTAACGCTTTTGGGATCCAAAGAATCCCTCCAAGTTGTAAAACGGGTACATTCGATTTCTTTTAACAACTTTTGATCGAAATGGAGTTTTTCCTTCAACCAAAAATACCTCTCCGGATATGTACATTGGGGATGCATCAACTCCGTCCGATCCGACTCCGGACCGAAAAAGGCGCGAAGCGTCGCCTTCATTTCCGCCTTCGGATCCGATTTTCCGTCGGGGGAAAGAAAATACAAAAGACTGTCCGCCTCGCTCTCCACACCTCCGAAAAATCCCTTTTTGTATCTTTGCATCCTGAACCAATGCGGATCCAGATACAATTTTTCATTTTCCATCCCATGCAAAAGCTCGTTGAGATAGTTCTTTTGTTCCGGAGTTTCGGGTTCGAAGGTTCCGTAAAAATAGTTCCTCTTCAATTCCTCCTCGGGGCTGTGCGTTTGAGAGGGCGCGTTCTCTTCGCTCTTCTCCGTTTCTTCGGGGTCTGGCGCTAGCGTAGGTTTGGCGGGGGAAGTTTCCGAATCCGCCGAGAGATTCATCCAAAAGAAAAATAAGATTGGGAATAAAAGCGGGAAGAATCCGAGGAATTTGACTTTCGTCACAAAAAAAATACCCTAGGGATCATCGGCCCCCAGGGTATTTTCGAAGGAATTCCTATGCAAACACGATTTTCAGATTTTGCAGGAATTTTTAAGTTCGATGTCGCTTCCTACCTGATCGCGCAGGTTGGACAGAACCACACTAGGATTTTTCATTCTTTTTCTTTTTGTCAGAGAATTGAGACTTATCTTATTTACGAAAACGCAATAATGAATATTTTTTCCGATCTCTTCAAGTCACCTTTACAGGAGTCCGATTCATACCCGTTTGTTTCCGAAATTCTAATTTGCTTCCGATTCCGTCTTATTGCACAAAAATAAGCTATATTGGAAAGGTTATTCTTGTTGACACACTTCTTTTAAGGAATCAGATGATCCTCTTTAAAAAAGGAGAAGGATCGTATATGAATAAAAGGCTTATTTCGATCGGATTAGGCGCTTATTTATTACTTCTGACTGGAGCAAATCATTTGTCCGCCGAATACGGCGCCGCCGGATGCGGTTTGGGTTCGGTGATTTTTGAAAAAAATACCGCGATAGTACAGGTACTTGCCGCAACGACCAATCATGCTCTCTCGGGGAATCAGACGTTCGGAATTTCCACAGGTTCGCTGAACTGTACGACAGACGGGCTCGTTAAAAACGAGAAAGCGCAGGAGATCTTCATAGCTCAGAATTTCGAATTCCTCGAATCAGAAATGTCTGCAGGAAAGGGGGAAAGATTGAGTACCCTATCCCATCTTTTGGGATGCCCTACCGAAACGATCCCACAGTTCGGAGCGCTGACCAAGTCCAACTACTCCCGGTTATTCGGTAAAGAGACTACCCCCTCTTCCCTACTAGCCGCGGTGAAAAACGAAATCAAAGATGACGAGCTTTTGGCTCGGAGCTGCGGAATTTAAGGAAATTAAAATATGAAGAAGATATTCATTGCATTTTTATTGGTCGCCATGGCGGGACTTCCGACGATCCTTTCCGCAAGAGACGGTTACGGCGCTGCAGGCTGCGGATTAGGAGCCGTTGTCATCGCTGAAAACAAAAAAGTCCACCAAGTCATCGCCGCTACCGTTAATGTCCTTTTTTCCGGAAATCAGGTGTTCGGGATCTCCACCGGAACGTTGAATTGCAAAACTGCAGGAATTTCCGAAAAACAAAGACAACAGCAAATATTCGTTCACGTAAATTATCGCCTGCTGGAACATGAGTTCGCGCGCGGAAACGGGGAAAGGGTTGGAGCTCTTGCTTCTCTCATGGGATGCAAAGACTCGACCGCCTTCGGCCGTGTAGGTAAGGAAAAATTCGCGACATTATTCCAGGAAAACACTCCGGATTCGTTTCTAGATAAAATGAGAAGCGAAGTTTCCTCAGACGCACGTCTCGTTTCGAGCTGCGGTATTTGATCGAAAGAAAAAAGACCCTTTCTTTTTCGGAAAGGGTCTTTTTTTGCTCCTTCCTTGAGTCCCGCTATTCTCCGACCGGATTTGTCCGGTTCATCCTAGCGCCTTCCAACAAAAATTGAACCGACTCTTCGGTTTCCGCATTCTTAATAAAAATCCCGGGCACGGCAAAGGTCCCTCGATGGAACAACTGGATGAGTAGAAAGATTCTTCCGCCCTCCTTTGCATAAAAGATCTTATCCATATCGCGGCAAACTAGGGAATAAAATCCCGGCCGAAGTTCCATCGAAAAAAAATCGGCGGAGTCCAGGGAAAGTTTCGCGATGGAACTTCGTTTTCCATTCTGGAACGGACCTTCGTAACGAAACAATTCGACGGGAAAGGACCAGAGGGACAAGGCGGTCTGCGCAGGTCGGAGCACGTACAAAAGAGATTTTCCGGAGGAAGGCTCTTCCAATTTTTCGAATTTCGACGTGCTCGCACAGGAACAAAACGCGAATAAGAAAAGACAAGGAAAAAGAAACGGGTTTAAATTCTTCAAAAATCTGGTAGCCCCAAGCCGTACTTGCCTAAAACTGTCCCTCATACCAAGGATTTTCCGATGAAAATTGAATTTACTCCGGAGCAGTACGAAACATTGCTTAAGTCCGTCGCCATTTCGAGCTGGATGATAAACGCCTTCAACGAAGGCGGAGAAGAAACGCCTGCATACTCGGAGCTCGAGCAATACATTCTCTCCTTTGCTACGGATTTTGGAAAGCAGGATTTCGTGGATTACGACGCTGCGGACAATGTGTATTACCCGACGAGAAAATTCGAGGACCAGACCGATATCTTCGACATCATCTCGGATTATGACAACGAACTCTTCTGGGATGAGTTGATACACAGAATGGCAAGAAGGGATTTCGCTTTGGAATACGGAGAGGACGGAATCGCCGGAATGGCGATCGAGGAAAGAATAGAAAAGGAAGCCCCGTTTATAGCCAAGTACGAGGAGATTTTCGCGAACCAAGGCTTGGATAATATAGAGGTCAGATGAGTTCCGATCCCTTTCGGAATAGCGCCCCCTCGCCGAATCCGGAACCTGCAGGTGTCGTTAAGATCGAATCCATCGGTGCGAACCTACGGGGAAAAACGAAACTCGGAAACAAATCCATAGAAATTCCCTATTCCCTACCGGGAGACGTTTACACGGTTTATAAATTCGGAAAACGTAAGATTTTTTATAAGTGGGAAGCGGATTTTCTGGAGAATCGGACATCCGCTCCTCGTTGTCCGCATTTCGGATCATGCGGCGGCTGCTCGGGCCAACATTTGGAATACGAGAGACAATTTGCGCTGAAATCGGAACCGATACTCGGAGGATTGGAAGACTCGGGAATCCGCAAATTCTCTGTGCGTCCGGCAGAGCGGGAATACCATTATAGAAACCGAATGGACTTTGCCGTATTTCCCCGAAAAGTCGTAGGCTTAAGGATGGCGGGGAATTTCAGAAGAATCATCCCCCTGAACGAATGTCCGATCCAATCGGAATGGGCAAACGCGGAACTACATCGCGTCAAACTCCTGTTAGACGAATTTCCTGAGATAGAGTACGATCGAAAAAAGGAAACCGGTTTTTTAAAATACGTCACTTTGCGAAAATCGACTTTTACGGAAGACTCCATGACGATATTCACGTTCACCGAGGATTTCCGAAAAAGTGAATCATTAAGCGAAGTAATGCGATCCGCAGGTCGGATATCGGAAGCCGAAAATGTCGTGTTTTGTTTCAATCGTAAAAAAGGGGAAGTATCGGCTTCGGGAGAAAGCCTCGTAGTCAAAGGAAGGGATTTCCTCGAGGAAAGGATTTTAGGAAGAACGTTTAAAATCCCTTTCGACGGATTTTTCCAACCGAACCCGAAGGAATTCCTGAATATCCTGGAATTCATCCGACCCAGAATCATCGATTCGGATTTCCTAGTCGACCTATTCTGCGGCAGCGGATTCTTTTCCGTTCTATTCGGGGAACGTTTTAAAAACATCTTGGGGGTGGACGTGGTACCTTCCTCGGTTTCCTCGGGTTCGGAAACGATCGCAAAGGAATTCCCGGACAAAAATGCGGAATTACTCGCCTTCGATCTGTTCCATAAAAAGGGACTGGAAAGGATGCAAGCCGCTTCCCTCCCTTGGTCCGAATCCGTAGTGATCGCGGACCCTCCCAGAAGCGGATTGTCCCCCGAACTCTGCTCTTTTCTGAATCGGAACCCGGTAAAACAACTCTTTTACGTTTCCTGTAATCCGGAAAAGATGCTGAACGATCTCCGTATCCTTTCCGATTCCTACGAAGTTTCGGACTGCCTCCTCTGCGACCCGTTTCCCCAGACCCCCCACTTGGAAGCGGTCTCCTTACTCGTCCCTAAAAATCGCTGAAGGAATCGGAAAAATCCTTCGATACTGTACCCAAAGACGTTTTTTGGGGTTCCTAAAGATGAAATTCCGCATTTTATTTTCTATCCTAGCATTCCTTGCCGCGATCGGTTGCAATACCGTCGTCATCAAACCCTGGAATCCACCCCACCAAATGAGATCCGTCGAAACAATCCGGGTCTTTTTGGGAAAAGCGGAATCGGACCTGCTCCTAAAGGCGGAAGGAACCATTTCCGTCTACGACGTAAACAACCTATTGATCAAACGCGCCTACGATATCATCTCTTTGGACGCGCGCAAAGTCAAGGCTCCGATCCGTTTCGTTTCGGAACATCCCGGATTGGAATACAAAGGAAAACGGTATCGGGGAGAAATCCTACTCCAGCCCGATCGTTCCGGATCCGTTCTGATCCTAAACCAAGTTCCGTTGGAAGAATATTTGTATGCGGTCGTTCCTTCCGAAGTCCCCGCTACCTGGCCGACGGAAGCACTCAAAGCACAAGCGATCTGCTCCAGAACCTACGCTGTGCGGGAAATGTTGAATAAAAAGGATTCTCCGTACGACGTCGAAGCCACCGTCAGTTCCCAAGCCTACGCGGGTCTGGATAAGGAAAACCCGAAGACCACAAAGGCAGTACGGGAAACCGAAGGAGTTCTGGCCGTTTATGAAGAAGACCCGATCCACACATTCTTCCATTCCAATAGCGGAGGAAGAACCGAAACCCCCGATCAGGTATGGGGTGGGAAAAAAATTCCGTATTTGGAATCCGTGTCTTCACGCTTTGACGATGCGGGAGACAATTTCATGTGGAAGGATGTACTGAGCCACAACACGATGGACCAAGCGTTGTCTTCCCTAGGAGTCGGTCAGATCCAATCCGTCCAAGTACTTTCCAGAACCGCATCAGGTAGAGTGGATCTGATCGAGGTAGTAGGCTCGAGAGGAACGAGTAAAATCAAAGGGAAAGAATTCCGCAGCCTTCTAGGCGCCTCGGTCAAATCCTTACGGTTCGGAATCAAACGGGATCACGAAGGGTTCCTGATCAAGGGAATGGGTTCCGGACACGGAGTAGGCCTAAGCCAATGGGGAAGTTTCGGAATGGCGAAGCAGAACTATACGTACACGGAGATCCTTCGGCACTATTATCAGGGAATCGATTTTGCGAGGATTATAAAGTAGGTTCTCCCTACAAACCTCGGTTCATTCGTTAGACATCAAACCGAAGATCGCAGATCCCTTTCTTTTCCTTGCATTCGAACGCCGGGGAAGAAAATAGCTGCATGCCCGAATCGTCCGATCGGATCTTGGTCCGAAATCTTCGAAAAGAATACAAAACCGGAAAGCTGATCACCCCTGTCCTGAATGGAATCGAAGTGGAACTTCCGAATTCCTTCATAACCCTTATGGGTCCTTCCGGTTCAGGAAAATCAACTTTTTTGAATATTCTCTCCGGAATTGATACGGCGGATTCCGGAGAAGTATGGGTAAACGGGAAGGAATTGACTTCCCTCTCCGAATCGGAACTGACCGAATACAGACGGTCGGACACCGGAATCATATTCCAATTCTTTCATTTACTTCCCTATCTGAACGCAGTAGAAAACGTCGCCATGCCTTTGTACATAGCCGGCATGGGGAGAAAACGGGCGCGCGAAATCGCGGAAGAATCCCTGTTGAAAGTGGGCCTAGCGGAGCGAAAGACTCATAAACCGGACGAACTTTCCGGCGGAGAACAGCAG from Leptospira fletcheri includes the following:
- a CDS encoding SpoIID/LytB domain-containing protein, which translates into the protein MKFRILFSILAFLAAIGCNTVVIKPWNPPHQMRSVETIRVFLGKAESDLLLKAEGTISVYDVNNLLIKRAYDIISLDARKVKAPIRFVSEHPGLEYKGKRYRGEILLQPDRSGSVLILNQVPLEEYLYAVVPSEVPATWPTEALKAQAICSRTYAVREMLNKKDSPYDVEATVSSQAYAGLDKENPKTTKAVRETEGVLAVYEEDPIHTFFHSNSGGRTETPDQVWGGKKIPYLESVSSRFDDAGDNFMWKDVLSHNTMDQALSSLGVGQIQSVQVLSRTASGRVDLIEVVGSRGTSKIKGKEFRSLLGASVKSLRFGIKRDHEGFLIKGMGSGHGVGLSQWGSFGMAKQNYTYTEILRHYYQGIDFARIIK
- a CDS encoding ABC transporter ATP-binding protein — its product is MPESSDRILVRNLRKEYKTGKLITPVLNGIEVELPNSFITLMGPSGSGKSTFLNILSGIDTADSGEVWVNGKELTSLSESELTEYRRSDTGIIFQFFHLLPYLNAVENVAMPLYIAGMGRKRAREIAEESLLKVGLAERKTHKPDELSGGEQQRVAIARALCKKPRIVLADEPTGNLDTVHAGKVLDLLLELQEKEKFSLIVVTHDREIGAKGKIKLKMRDGRIFREGEKVR